From Halorubrum salinarum, the proteins below share one genomic window:
- a CDS encoding DUF7095 family protein — MERERAVDRLESLVDRVEREPMPVPVREVWAFGDVALGLDPVDRLDVYLTKDVIMGGDGDAAAAFESEYGVKGVGTTVDADWAEANPDRVRTSDNGYAAPEKCLAAELVEDDEPIHLEVCNAGFEDNVRQRLKGALARDAYEEVLDPRGVCLWVDGERDDEAFDRLREASLAMPTLPAALGMLGADEDAANAAADVLKRQRAEQEGASVRGDMV; from the coding sequence CGATGCCGGTGCCCGTCCGCGAGGTGTGGGCGTTCGGCGACGTGGCGCTCGGGCTCGACCCGGTCGACCGGCTCGACGTCTACCTCACGAAGGACGTGATCATGGGCGGCGACGGCGACGCGGCCGCCGCCTTCGAGAGCGAGTACGGCGTGAAGGGCGTCGGCACCACGGTCGACGCCGACTGGGCCGAGGCGAACCCCGACCGCGTCCGGACGAGCGACAACGGCTACGCGGCGCCCGAGAAGTGTCTCGCGGCCGAACTCGTGGAGGACGACGAGCCGATCCACCTCGAAGTGTGTAACGCGGGCTTCGAGGACAACGTCCGCCAGCGGCTGAAGGGCGCGCTCGCCCGCGACGCCTACGAGGAGGTGCTCGACCCCCGCGGGGTCTGCCTGTGGGTCGACGGGGAGCGCGACGACGAGGCGTTCGACCGCCTCCGCGAGGCCTCGCTGGCGATGCCGACGCTGCCCGCCGCGCTCGGGATGCTCGGCGCCGACGAGGACGCCGCGAACGCGGCCGCGGACGTGCTCAAACGGCAGCGCGCCGAACAGGAGGGGGCGTCCGTGCGCGGCGACATGGTCTGA